In one window of Tursiops truncatus isolate mTurTru1 chromosome 5, mTurTru1.mat.Y, whole genome shotgun sequence DNA:
- the JADE1 gene encoding protein Jade-1 isoform X3, whose translation MKRGRLPSSSEDSDDNGSLSTTWSQNSRSQHRRSSCSRHEDRKPSEVFRTDLITAMKLHDSYQLNPDEYYVLADPWRQEWEKGVQVPVSPGTIPQPVARVVSEEKSLMFIRPKKYIVSSGSEPPELGYVDIRTLADSVCRYDLNDMDAAWLELTNEEFKEMGMPELDEYTMERVLEEFEQRCYDNMNHAIETEEGLGIEYDEDVVCDVCQSPDGEDGNEMVFCDKCNICVHQACYGILKVPEGSWLCRTCALGVQPKCLLCPKKGGAMKPTRSGTKWVHVSCALWIPEVSIGSPEKMEPITKVSHIPSSRWALVCSLCNEKFGASIQCSVKNCRTAFHVTCAFDRGLEMKTILAENDEVKFKSYCPKHSSHRKPDESLGEGAARENGAPECPPRDPLEPFGSLEQNQEEAHRVSVRKQKLQQLEDEFYTFVNLLDVARALRLPEEVVDFLYQYWKLKRKVNFNKPLITPKKDEEDNLAKREQDVLFRRLQLFTHLRQDLERVRNLTYMVTRREKIKRSVCKVQEQIFNLYTKLLEQERVSGAPPSSSSSSLENMLLFNSPSVGPDAPKIEDLKWHSAFFRKQMGTSLVHSMKKPHKRDPLQNSAGSEGKTLLKQPDLGSRREGMVVPESFLSFEKTFAEARLISAQQKNGVVMPDHGSRRDHRFHCDLGKGDLKDRPFRQSHKPLRSTDVSQRHVDNTRAATAPGVGQSAPGTRKEMVPKCNGSLIKVNYNQTAVKVPTTPASPVKNWGGFRIPKKGERQQQGEAHEGACHQHSDYPYLGLGRVPAKERAKSKLKSDNENDGYVPDVEMSDSESEASEKKCIHASSTINRRTDIIRRSILAS comes from the exons GCCTGTCAACTACTTGGTCACAGAATTCCAGATCCCAGCACAGGAGAAGTTCATGCTCCAGACATGAAGATCGAAAGCCTTCAGAG gTGTTTAGGACAGACCTGATCACTGCCATGAAGTTGCATGACTCCTACCAGCTGAACCCGGATGAGTACTATGTGCTGGCAGATCCCTGGAGACAGGAGTGGGAGAAAGGGGTCCAGGTGCCGGTGAGCCCTGGGACCATCCCTCAGCCCGTGGCCAG GGTCGTGTCTGAAGAGAAGTCCCTCATGTTCATCAGGCCCAAGAAATACATCGTCTCGTCGGGCTCCGAGCCTCCAGAGCTGGGCTACGTTGACATCCGGACGCTGGCCGACAGCGTGTGTCGTTACGATCTCAACGACATGGACGCTGCGTGGCTGGAACTGACCAACGAGGAGTTCAAGGAGATGG GAATGCCTGAGTTAGATGAATACACCATGGAAAGGGTCCTGGAGGAATTTGAACAGCGATGCTACGATAATATGAATCATGCTATAGAGACTGAAGAAGGCCTGGGGATTGAATATGACGAAGACGTGGTCTGTGATGTCTGCCAGTCGCCCGACGGTGAGGACGGCAATGAGATGGTGTTCTGTGACAAATGCAACATCTGTGTGCACCAG GCCTGTTACGGAATTCTCAAGGTCCCAGAGGGCAGTTGGCTGTGCCGGACGTGTGCCCTGGGGGTTCAGCCCAAGTGTTTGTTGTGTCCCAAGAAAGGTGGAGCGATGAAGCCTACCCGCAGTGGGACCAAGTGGGTCCACGTCAGCTGTGCGCTGTGGATCCCCGAG GTGAGCATTGGCAGCCCCGAGAAGATGGAGCCCATCACGAAGGTGTCTCACATCCCCAGCAGTCGGTGGGCGCTGGTGTGcagcctctgcaatgagaagttTGGGGCCTCCATACAG TGCTCTGTGAAGAACTGCCGCACAGCCTTCCACGTGACCTGTGCTTTCGACCGGGGCCTGGAGATGAAGACCATCTTGGCCGAGAACGACGAAGTCAAGTTCAAGTCCTACTGCCCGAAGCACAGCTCACATCGCAAGCCCGACGAGAGCCTCGGTGAGGGGGCCGCTCGGGAGAACGGGGCCCCTGAGTGCCCCCCGCGGGATCCGCTGGAGCCCTTTGGCAGCCTTGAGCAGAATCAGGAGGAGGCCCACCGGGTGAGTGTCCGGAAGCAAAAGCTGCAGCAGCTGGAGGATGAGTTCTACACCTTCGTCAACCTGCTGGATGTTGCCAGGGCCCTGCGGCTGCCCGAGGAGGTCGTGGATTTCCTGTACCAGTACTGGAAGTTGAAGAGGAAGGTCAACTTCAACAAGCCCCTGATCACCCCAAAGAAGGACGAAGAGGACAATCTCGCGAAGCGGGAGCAGGATGTCTTGTTCAGGAGGCTGCAGCTGTTCACGCACCTGCGGCAGGACCTGGAGAGG GTTCGGAACCTCACTTACATGGTGACCCGCAGGGAAAAGATTAAACGATCTGTGTgcaaagtccaggaacagatatTCAATCTTTACACTAAGCTTTTGGAGCAAGAAAGAGTTTCAG GTGCGCcgccttcttcttcctcctcgtCACTGGAAAACATGCTTCTGTTTAACAGCCCTTCTGTGGGCCCCGATGCCCCCAAGATAGAGGACTTGAAGTGGCATTCTGCGTTCTTCAGGAAGCAAATGGGTACTTCCTTGGTTCACTCGATGAAAAAGCCCCATAAGCGAGATCCATTGCAGAACAGTGCTGGGAGTGAAGGCAAAACCCTGCTAAAGCAGCCAGACCTGGGCAGTAGAAGGGAGGGGATGGTGGTCCCAGAGAGCTTTTTGAGTTTTGAAAAGACCTTTGCAGAAGCACGTCTCATATCAGCACAACAGAAGAATGGTGTGGTGATGCCAGACCACGGGAGCAGAAGAGACCATCGTTTTCATTGTGATCTTGGTAAGGGAGACTTGAAGGACAGACCTTTCAGACAGAGTCACAAGCCTCTCAGGTCCACAGACGTGTCCCAGAGGCACGTGGACAACACAAGAGCTGCCACCGCCCCTGGAGTGGGGCAGTCAGCACCCGGCACGAGGAAAGAGATGGTGCCCAAGTGCAACGGCTCCCTAATCAAAGTAAACTATAACCAGACTGCAGTCAAAGTGCCTACAACACCTGCCAGCCCAGTGAAGAACTGGGGAGGATTCCGGATTCCAAAGAAGGGGGAACGGcagcagcagggagaggcccacgaGGGGGCCTGCCACCAGCACTCAGACTACCCCTATTTGGGCTTAGGCCGAGTTCCAGCCAAGGAGAGGGCAAAGAGCAAGTTGAAATCTGACAACGAGAATGACGGGTACGTCCCTGATGTAGAGATGAGTGACTCAGAGAGCGAGGCATCAGAAAAGAAATGTATACATGCCAGCAGCACCATTAACAGGAGGACAGACATTATCAGGAGAAGCATTTTGGCCTCTTGA
- the JADE1 gene encoding protein Jade-1 isoform X2 translates to MASCDRGCLLFPGEIMKRGRLPSSSEDSDDNGSLSTTWSQNSRSQHRRSSCSRHEDRKPSEVFRTDLITAMKLHDSYQLNPDEYYVLADPWRQEWEKGVQVPVSPGTIPQPVARVVSEEKSLMFIRPKKYIVSSGSEPPELGYVDIRTLADSVCRYDLNDMDAAWLELTNEEFKEMGMPELDEYTMERVLEEFEQRCYDNMNHAIETEEGLGIEYDEDVVCDVCQSPDGEDGNEMVFCDKCNICVHQACYGILKVPEGSWLCRTCALGVQPKCLLCPKKGGAMKPTRSGTKWVHVSCALWIPEVSIGSPEKMEPITKVSHIPSSRWALVCSLCNEKFGASIQCSVKNCRTAFHVTCAFDRGLEMKTILAENDEVKFKSYCPKHSSHRKPDESLGEGAARENGAPECPPRDPLEPFGSLEQNQEEAHRVSVRKQKLQQLEDEFYTFVNLLDVARALRLPEEVVDFLYQYWKLKRKVNFNKPLITPKKDEEDNLAKREQDVLFRRLQLFTHLRQDLERVRNLTYMVTRREKIKRSVCKVQEQIFNLYTKLLEQERVSGAPPSSSSSSLENMLLFNSPSVGPDAPKIEDLKWHSAFFRKQMGTSLVHSMKKPHKRDPLQNSAGSEGKTLLKQPDLGSRREGMVVPESFLSFEKTFAEARLISAQQKNGVVMPDHGSRRDHRFHCDLGKGDLKDRPFRQSHKPLRSTDVSQRHVDNTRAATAPGVGQSAPGTRKEMVPKCNGSLIKVNYNQTAVKVPTTPASPVKNWGGFRIPKKGERQQQGEAHEGACHQHSDYPYLGLGRVPAKERAKSKLKSDNENDGYVPDVEMSDSESEASEKKCIHASSTINRRTDIIRRSILAS, encoded by the exons GCCTGTCAACTACTTGGTCACAGAATTCCAGATCCCAGCACAGGAGAAGTTCATGCTCCAGACATGAAGATCGAAAGCCTTCAGAG gTGTTTAGGACAGACCTGATCACTGCCATGAAGTTGCATGACTCCTACCAGCTGAACCCGGATGAGTACTATGTGCTGGCAGATCCCTGGAGACAGGAGTGGGAGAAAGGGGTCCAGGTGCCGGTGAGCCCTGGGACCATCCCTCAGCCCGTGGCCAG GGTCGTGTCTGAAGAGAAGTCCCTCATGTTCATCAGGCCCAAGAAATACATCGTCTCGTCGGGCTCCGAGCCTCCAGAGCTGGGCTACGTTGACATCCGGACGCTGGCCGACAGCGTGTGTCGTTACGATCTCAACGACATGGACGCTGCGTGGCTGGAACTGACCAACGAGGAGTTCAAGGAGATGG GAATGCCTGAGTTAGATGAATACACCATGGAAAGGGTCCTGGAGGAATTTGAACAGCGATGCTACGATAATATGAATCATGCTATAGAGACTGAAGAAGGCCTGGGGATTGAATATGACGAAGACGTGGTCTGTGATGTCTGCCAGTCGCCCGACGGTGAGGACGGCAATGAGATGGTGTTCTGTGACAAATGCAACATCTGTGTGCACCAG GCCTGTTACGGAATTCTCAAGGTCCCAGAGGGCAGTTGGCTGTGCCGGACGTGTGCCCTGGGGGTTCAGCCCAAGTGTTTGTTGTGTCCCAAGAAAGGTGGAGCGATGAAGCCTACCCGCAGTGGGACCAAGTGGGTCCACGTCAGCTGTGCGCTGTGGATCCCCGAG GTGAGCATTGGCAGCCCCGAGAAGATGGAGCCCATCACGAAGGTGTCTCACATCCCCAGCAGTCGGTGGGCGCTGGTGTGcagcctctgcaatgagaagttTGGGGCCTCCATACAG TGCTCTGTGAAGAACTGCCGCACAGCCTTCCACGTGACCTGTGCTTTCGACCGGGGCCTGGAGATGAAGACCATCTTGGCCGAGAACGACGAAGTCAAGTTCAAGTCCTACTGCCCGAAGCACAGCTCACATCGCAAGCCCGACGAGAGCCTCGGTGAGGGGGCCGCTCGGGAGAACGGGGCCCCTGAGTGCCCCCCGCGGGATCCGCTGGAGCCCTTTGGCAGCCTTGAGCAGAATCAGGAGGAGGCCCACCGGGTGAGTGTCCGGAAGCAAAAGCTGCAGCAGCTGGAGGATGAGTTCTACACCTTCGTCAACCTGCTGGATGTTGCCAGGGCCCTGCGGCTGCCCGAGGAGGTCGTGGATTTCCTGTACCAGTACTGGAAGTTGAAGAGGAAGGTCAACTTCAACAAGCCCCTGATCACCCCAAAGAAGGACGAAGAGGACAATCTCGCGAAGCGGGAGCAGGATGTCTTGTTCAGGAGGCTGCAGCTGTTCACGCACCTGCGGCAGGACCTGGAGAGG GTTCGGAACCTCACTTACATGGTGACCCGCAGGGAAAAGATTAAACGATCTGTGTgcaaagtccaggaacagatatTCAATCTTTACACTAAGCTTTTGGAGCAAGAAAGAGTTTCAG GTGCGCcgccttcttcttcctcctcgtCACTGGAAAACATGCTTCTGTTTAACAGCCCTTCTGTGGGCCCCGATGCCCCCAAGATAGAGGACTTGAAGTGGCATTCTGCGTTCTTCAGGAAGCAAATGGGTACTTCCTTGGTTCACTCGATGAAAAAGCCCCATAAGCGAGATCCATTGCAGAACAGTGCTGGGAGTGAAGGCAAAACCCTGCTAAAGCAGCCAGACCTGGGCAGTAGAAGGGAGGGGATGGTGGTCCCAGAGAGCTTTTTGAGTTTTGAAAAGACCTTTGCAGAAGCACGTCTCATATCAGCACAACAGAAGAATGGTGTGGTGATGCCAGACCACGGGAGCAGAAGAGACCATCGTTTTCATTGTGATCTTGGTAAGGGAGACTTGAAGGACAGACCTTTCAGACAGAGTCACAAGCCTCTCAGGTCCACAGACGTGTCCCAGAGGCACGTGGACAACACAAGAGCTGCCACCGCCCCTGGAGTGGGGCAGTCAGCACCCGGCACGAGGAAAGAGATGGTGCCCAAGTGCAACGGCTCCCTAATCAAAGTAAACTATAACCAGACTGCAGTCAAAGTGCCTACAACACCTGCCAGCCCAGTGAAGAACTGGGGAGGATTCCGGATTCCAAAGAAGGGGGAACGGcagcagcagggagaggcccacgaGGGGGCCTGCCACCAGCACTCAGACTACCCCTATTTGGGCTTAGGCCGAGTTCCAGCCAAGGAGAGGGCAAAGAGCAAGTTGAAATCTGACAACGAGAATGACGGGTACGTCCCTGATGTAGAGATGAGTGACTCAGAGAGCGAGGCATCAGAAAAGAAATGTATACATGCCAGCAGCACCATTAACAGGAGGACAGACATTATCAGGAGAAGCATTTTGGCCTCTTGA
- the JADE1 gene encoding protein Jade-1 isoform X1 has translation MKRGRLPSSSEDSDDNGSLSTTWSQNSRSQHRRSSCSRHEDRKPSEVFRTDLITAMKLHDSYQLNPDEYYVLADPWRQEWEKGVQVPVSPGTIPQPVARVVSEEKSLMFIRPKKYIVSSGSEPPELGYVDIRTLADSVCRYDLNDMDAAWLELTNEEFKEMGMPELDEYTMERVLEEFEQRCYDNMNHAIETEEGLGIEYDEDVVCDVCQSPDGEDGNEMVFCDKCNICVHQVSIGSPEKMEPITKVSHIPSSRWALVCSLCNEKFGASIQCSVKNCRTAFHVTCAFDRGLEMKTILAENDEVKFKSYCPKHSSHRKPDESLGEGAARENGAPECPPRDPLEPFGSLEQNQEEAHRVSVRKQKLQQLEDEFYTFVNLLDVARALRLPEEVVDFLYQYWKLKRKVNFNKPLITPKKDEEDNLAKREQDVLFRRLQLFTHLRQDLERVRNLTYMVTRREKIKRSVCKVQEQIFNLYTKLLEQERVSGAPPSSSSSSLENMLLFNSPSVGPDAPKIEDLKWHSAFFRKQMGTSLVHSMKKPHKRDPLQNSAGSEGKTLLKQPDLGSRREGMVVPESFLSFEKTFAEARLISAQQKNGVVMPDHGSRRDHRFHCDLGKGDLKDRPFRQSHKPLRSTDVSQRHVDNTRAATAPGVGQSAPGTRKEMVPKCNGSLIKVNYNQTAVKVPTTPASPVKNWGGFRIPKKGERQQQGEAHEGACHQHSDYPYLGLGRVPAKERAKSKLKSDNENDGYVPDVEMSDSESEASEKKCIHASSTINRRTDIIRRSILAS, from the exons GCCTGTCAACTACTTGGTCACAGAATTCCAGATCCCAGCACAGGAGAAGTTCATGCTCCAGACATGAAGATCGAAAGCCTTCAGAG gTGTTTAGGACAGACCTGATCACTGCCATGAAGTTGCATGACTCCTACCAGCTGAACCCGGATGAGTACTATGTGCTGGCAGATCCCTGGAGACAGGAGTGGGAGAAAGGGGTCCAGGTGCCGGTGAGCCCTGGGACCATCCCTCAGCCCGTGGCCAG GGTCGTGTCTGAAGAGAAGTCCCTCATGTTCATCAGGCCCAAGAAATACATCGTCTCGTCGGGCTCCGAGCCTCCAGAGCTGGGCTACGTTGACATCCGGACGCTGGCCGACAGCGTGTGTCGTTACGATCTCAACGACATGGACGCTGCGTGGCTGGAACTGACCAACGAGGAGTTCAAGGAGATGG GAATGCCTGAGTTAGATGAATACACCATGGAAAGGGTCCTGGAGGAATTTGAACAGCGATGCTACGATAATATGAATCATGCTATAGAGACTGAAGAAGGCCTGGGGATTGAATATGACGAAGACGTGGTCTGTGATGTCTGCCAGTCGCCCGACGGTGAGGACGGCAATGAGATGGTGTTCTGTGACAAATGCAACATCTGTGTGCACCAG GTGAGCATTGGCAGCCCCGAGAAGATGGAGCCCATCACGAAGGTGTCTCACATCCCCAGCAGTCGGTGGGCGCTGGTGTGcagcctctgcaatgagaagttTGGGGCCTCCATACAG TGCTCTGTGAAGAACTGCCGCACAGCCTTCCACGTGACCTGTGCTTTCGACCGGGGCCTGGAGATGAAGACCATCTTGGCCGAGAACGACGAAGTCAAGTTCAAGTCCTACTGCCCGAAGCACAGCTCACATCGCAAGCCCGACGAGAGCCTCGGTGAGGGGGCCGCTCGGGAGAACGGGGCCCCTGAGTGCCCCCCGCGGGATCCGCTGGAGCCCTTTGGCAGCCTTGAGCAGAATCAGGAGGAGGCCCACCGGGTGAGTGTCCGGAAGCAAAAGCTGCAGCAGCTGGAGGATGAGTTCTACACCTTCGTCAACCTGCTGGATGTTGCCAGGGCCCTGCGGCTGCCCGAGGAGGTCGTGGATTTCCTGTACCAGTACTGGAAGTTGAAGAGGAAGGTCAACTTCAACAAGCCCCTGATCACCCCAAAGAAGGACGAAGAGGACAATCTCGCGAAGCGGGAGCAGGATGTCTTGTTCAGGAGGCTGCAGCTGTTCACGCACCTGCGGCAGGACCTGGAGAGG GTTCGGAACCTCACTTACATGGTGACCCGCAGGGAAAAGATTAAACGATCTGTGTgcaaagtccaggaacagatatTCAATCTTTACACTAAGCTTTTGGAGCAAGAAAGAGTTTCAG GTGCGCcgccttcttcttcctcctcgtCACTGGAAAACATGCTTCTGTTTAACAGCCCTTCTGTGGGCCCCGATGCCCCCAAGATAGAGGACTTGAAGTGGCATTCTGCGTTCTTCAGGAAGCAAATGGGTACTTCCTTGGTTCACTCGATGAAAAAGCCCCATAAGCGAGATCCATTGCAGAACAGTGCTGGGAGTGAAGGCAAAACCCTGCTAAAGCAGCCAGACCTGGGCAGTAGAAGGGAGGGGATGGTGGTCCCAGAGAGCTTTTTGAGTTTTGAAAAGACCTTTGCAGAAGCACGTCTCATATCAGCACAACAGAAGAATGGTGTGGTGATGCCAGACCACGGGAGCAGAAGAGACCATCGTTTTCATTGTGATCTTGGTAAGGGAGACTTGAAGGACAGACCTTTCAGACAGAGTCACAAGCCTCTCAGGTCCACAGACGTGTCCCAGAGGCACGTGGACAACACAAGAGCTGCCACCGCCCCTGGAGTGGGGCAGTCAGCACCCGGCACGAGGAAAGAGATGGTGCCCAAGTGCAACGGCTCCCTAATCAAAGTAAACTATAACCAGACTGCAGTCAAAGTGCCTACAACACCTGCCAGCCCAGTGAAGAACTGGGGAGGATTCCGGATTCCAAAGAAGGGGGAACGGcagcagcagggagaggcccacgaGGGGGCCTGCCACCAGCACTCAGACTACCCCTATTTGGGCTTAGGCCGAGTTCCAGCCAAGGAGAGGGCAAAGAGCAAGTTGAAATCTGACAACGAGAATGACGGGTACGTCCCTGATGTAGAGATGAGTGACTCAGAGAGCGAGGCATCAGAAAAGAAATGTATACATGCCAGCAGCACCATTAACAGGAGGACAGACATTATCAGGAGAAGCATTTTGGCCTCTTGA
- the JADE1 gene encoding protein Jade-1 isoform X4 gives MESHQDSRRCLSDALWKCLSTTWSQNSRSQHRRSSCSRHEDRKPSEVFRTDLITAMKLHDSYQLNPDEYYVLADPWRQEWEKGVQVPVSPGTIPQPVARVVSEEKSLMFIRPKKYIVSSGSEPPELGYVDIRTLADSVCRYDLNDMDAAWLELTNEEFKEMGMPELDEYTMERVLEEFEQRCYDNMNHAIETEEGLGIEYDEDVVCDVCQSPDGEDGNEMVFCDKCNICVHQACYGILKVPEGSWLCRTCALGVQPKCLLCPKKGGAMKPTRSGTKWVHVSCALWIPEVSIGSPEKMEPITKVSHIPSSRWALVCSLCNEKFGASIQCSVKNCRTAFHVTCAFDRGLEMKTILAENDEVKFKSYCPKHSSHRKPDESLGEGAARENGAPECPPRDPLEPFGSLEQNQEEAHRVSVRKQKLQQLEDEFYTFVNLLDVARALRLPEEVVDFLYQYWKLKRKVNFNKPLITPKKDEEDNLAKREQDVLFRRLQLFTHLRQDLERVRNLTYMVTRREKIKRSVCKVQEQIFNLYTKLLEQERVSGAPPSSSSSSLENMLLFNSPSVGPDAPKIEDLKWHSAFFRKQMGTSLVHSMKKPHKRDPLQNSAGSEGKTLLKQPDLGSRREGMVVPESFLSFEKTFAEARLISAQQKNGVVMPDHGSRRDHRFHCDLGKGDLKDRPFRQSHKPLRSTDVSQRHVDNTRAATAPGVGQSAPGTRKEMVPKCNGSLIKVNYNQTAVKVPTTPASPVKNWGGFRIPKKGERQQQGEAHEGACHQHSDYPYLGLGRVPAKERAKSKLKSDNENDGYVPDVEMSDSESEASEKKCIHASSTINRRTDIIRRSILAS, from the exons GCCTGTCAACTACTTGGTCACAGAATTCCAGATCCCAGCACAGGAGAAGTTCATGCTCCAGACATGAAGATCGAAAGCCTTCAGAG gTGTTTAGGACAGACCTGATCACTGCCATGAAGTTGCATGACTCCTACCAGCTGAACCCGGATGAGTACTATGTGCTGGCAGATCCCTGGAGACAGGAGTGGGAGAAAGGGGTCCAGGTGCCGGTGAGCCCTGGGACCATCCCTCAGCCCGTGGCCAG GGTCGTGTCTGAAGAGAAGTCCCTCATGTTCATCAGGCCCAAGAAATACATCGTCTCGTCGGGCTCCGAGCCTCCAGAGCTGGGCTACGTTGACATCCGGACGCTGGCCGACAGCGTGTGTCGTTACGATCTCAACGACATGGACGCTGCGTGGCTGGAACTGACCAACGAGGAGTTCAAGGAGATGG GAATGCCTGAGTTAGATGAATACACCATGGAAAGGGTCCTGGAGGAATTTGAACAGCGATGCTACGATAATATGAATCATGCTATAGAGACTGAAGAAGGCCTGGGGATTGAATATGACGAAGACGTGGTCTGTGATGTCTGCCAGTCGCCCGACGGTGAGGACGGCAATGAGATGGTGTTCTGTGACAAATGCAACATCTGTGTGCACCAG GCCTGTTACGGAATTCTCAAGGTCCCAGAGGGCAGTTGGCTGTGCCGGACGTGTGCCCTGGGGGTTCAGCCCAAGTGTTTGTTGTGTCCCAAGAAAGGTGGAGCGATGAAGCCTACCCGCAGTGGGACCAAGTGGGTCCACGTCAGCTGTGCGCTGTGGATCCCCGAG GTGAGCATTGGCAGCCCCGAGAAGATGGAGCCCATCACGAAGGTGTCTCACATCCCCAGCAGTCGGTGGGCGCTGGTGTGcagcctctgcaatgagaagttTGGGGCCTCCATACAG TGCTCTGTGAAGAACTGCCGCACAGCCTTCCACGTGACCTGTGCTTTCGACCGGGGCCTGGAGATGAAGACCATCTTGGCCGAGAACGACGAAGTCAAGTTCAAGTCCTACTGCCCGAAGCACAGCTCACATCGCAAGCCCGACGAGAGCCTCGGTGAGGGGGCCGCTCGGGAGAACGGGGCCCCTGAGTGCCCCCCGCGGGATCCGCTGGAGCCCTTTGGCAGCCTTGAGCAGAATCAGGAGGAGGCCCACCGGGTGAGTGTCCGGAAGCAAAAGCTGCAGCAGCTGGAGGATGAGTTCTACACCTTCGTCAACCTGCTGGATGTTGCCAGGGCCCTGCGGCTGCCCGAGGAGGTCGTGGATTTCCTGTACCAGTACTGGAAGTTGAAGAGGAAGGTCAACTTCAACAAGCCCCTGATCACCCCAAAGAAGGACGAAGAGGACAATCTCGCGAAGCGGGAGCAGGATGTCTTGTTCAGGAGGCTGCAGCTGTTCACGCACCTGCGGCAGGACCTGGAGAGG GTTCGGAACCTCACTTACATGGTGACCCGCAGGGAAAAGATTAAACGATCTGTGTgcaaagtccaggaacagatatTCAATCTTTACACTAAGCTTTTGGAGCAAGAAAGAGTTTCAG GTGCGCcgccttcttcttcctcctcgtCACTGGAAAACATGCTTCTGTTTAACAGCCCTTCTGTGGGCCCCGATGCCCCCAAGATAGAGGACTTGAAGTGGCATTCTGCGTTCTTCAGGAAGCAAATGGGTACTTCCTTGGTTCACTCGATGAAAAAGCCCCATAAGCGAGATCCATTGCAGAACAGTGCTGGGAGTGAAGGCAAAACCCTGCTAAAGCAGCCAGACCTGGGCAGTAGAAGGGAGGGGATGGTGGTCCCAGAGAGCTTTTTGAGTTTTGAAAAGACCTTTGCAGAAGCACGTCTCATATCAGCACAACAGAAGAATGGTGTGGTGATGCCAGACCACGGGAGCAGAAGAGACCATCGTTTTCATTGTGATCTTGGTAAGGGAGACTTGAAGGACAGACCTTTCAGACAGAGTCACAAGCCTCTCAGGTCCACAGACGTGTCCCAGAGGCACGTGGACAACACAAGAGCTGCCACCGCCCCTGGAGTGGGGCAGTCAGCACCCGGCACGAGGAAAGAGATGGTGCCCAAGTGCAACGGCTCCCTAATCAAAGTAAACTATAACCAGACTGCAGTCAAAGTGCCTACAACACCTGCCAGCCCAGTGAAGAACTGGGGAGGATTCCGGATTCCAAAGAAGGGGGAACGGcagcagcagggagaggcccacgaGGGGGCCTGCCACCAGCACTCAGACTACCCCTATTTGGGCTTAGGCCGAGTTCCAGCCAAGGAGAGGGCAAAGAGCAAGTTGAAATCTGACAACGAGAATGACGGGTACGTCCCTGATGTAGAGATGAGTGACTCAGAGAGCGAGGCATCAGAAAAGAAATGTATACATGCCAGCAGCACCATTAACAGGAGGACAGACATTATCAGGAGAAGCATTTTGGCCTCTTGA